In Oryza sativa Japonica Group chromosome 3, ASM3414082v1, one DNA window encodes the following:
- the LOC9268542 gene encoding transcriptional regulator DEF1, whose amino-acid sequence MEIMQQLAAAATATATATATPLCLPEPPPTAMTTAQVEAAIATLHGKKQGLREAYDSLVLHSPIPLPFRWSDLDSHLSSLQSSIHARFSQLQALQASRPAPPAAAAASHDEDVEMEDVQEQGEDEVMAPPSTVQVKEEPVEAAACASNTAGERAGVGQDGFVRPGGMAAAKMASPSKVQVKEEPVEVSPSPPAGATGLTAAACASMDAPRLTDVCKRAGGGGGQGLCARNGSGTAQSPPIPSCPVLQQQHTAGAPNGSHPVLRQHAANAMNAGHSAAFRPQQHMGKPRDTCDLRKAAAPNTGDRLPLQWRQQRVHANLTCPLPPPVVAGSSSSPPQQRVGVFPSPTPQIVGSSPPPPSQARVGEANVTNPSRQQFTASAPHAGDGQLQKRPPWQRLQRVGVANPMNAGDLPPQKPHFTANARNAGEHPFQEQQQPPPVAKPTDAAAGDLLPQQKQLMANAPNAGEHLLPEQQKQQPVTAAKPANAPPLQHAANATNPAVLRRQRQRQWVRLRPPTATNLPQTKQEQHHLFMADDGANARNPLSPPPPCGMAKPPNSGDPLTDQNNQQLMANTHSAPTPVSTPLVASNQSESSAMTTTTTTNSNQNSGGGRTGPQPVAAGAAPNPAGNQQQGQRKGGANRRGGRGQGNKNNNVANTNISNMSKVIGKGNKGQGNGNPQLNKNGNPQFNKNVPGDHHQKNKNAGQLCYRCGCRGHWSRICRTPEHLVKLYQQDRKAKLQAGANTNTVYVGAMTD is encoded by the coding sequence ATGGAGATTATGcaacagctcgccgccgccgccaccgccaccgccaccgccacggcaaCGCCCCTGTGCCTTCCTGAACCCCCTccgacggcgatgacgacggcgcagGTGGAGGCCGCCATCGCGACGCTGCACGGCAAGAAGCAGGGCCTCCGCGAGGCCTACGACAGCCTCGTCCTCCACTCGCCCATCCCCCTCCCCTTCCGCTGGTCCGACCTCGactcccacctctcctccctccagTCCTCCATCCACGCCCGCTTCAGCCAGCTGCAGGCCCTCCAGGCTTCCCGCCccgcgccccccgccgccgccgccgcgagccacGACGAGGACGTCGAGATGGAGGACGTCCAGGAACAGGGAGAGGACGAGGTGATGGCGCCTCCGTCTACGGTGCAGGTCAAGGAGGAGCCTGTGGAGGCGGCGGCATGCGCGTCGAATACCGCCGGCGAGCGTGCCGGTGTCGGGCAAGATGGGTTCGTTCGACCcggcgggatggcggcggcgaagatggCGTCTCCGTCAAAGGTGCAGGTCAAGGAGGAACCCGTGGAGGTGAGTCCATCTCCTCCGGCCGGCGCCACGGGTCttacggcggcggcatgcgcgaGCATGGACGCCCCGAGACTAACCGACGTCTGCAagcgcgccggcggtggcggcggccaaggTTTGTGCGCGCGAAACGGTAGTGGTACAGCGCAGTCACCCCCGATCCCTAGTTGCCCTGTGCTCCAGCAGCAGCACACGGCCGGCGCCCCGAACGGCAGCCACCCTGTGCTACGGCAACACGCCGCTAACGCCATGAACGCCGGCCACTCGGCCGCGTTCCGGCCGCAGCAGCACATGGGTAAACCCCGGGACACGTGTGACTTGCGGAAGGCCGCCGCACCGAACACCGGAGATCGCCTGCCGCTGCAATGGCGGCAGCAGCGCGTGCACGCTAATCTCACGTGCCCCTTGCCGCCACCGgtggtcgcgggctcctcctcctcgccgccacagCAGCGCGTGGGCGTGTTCCCCTCGCCAACGCCGCAGATCGTgggctcctcgccgccgccgccatcacagGCGCGCGTGGGAGAGGCTAATGTAACGAACCCATCGCGGCAGCAGTTCACAGCTAGCGCGCCACACGCGGGCGATGGCCAGCTCCAGAAGCGGCCGCCGTGGCAGCGGCTGCAGCGCGTGGGCGTGGCTAATCCCATGAACGCCGGTGACCTGCCGCCCCAGAAGCCGCACTTCACGGCCAACGCAAGAAACGCCGGAGAACACCCGTtccaggagcagcagcagccgccgcccgtGGCCAAACccacggacgccgccgccggtgacctgCTTCCTCAGCAGAAGCAGTTGATGGCCAACGCACCAAACGCCGGAGAACACTTGCTCCCGGAGCAACAGAAGCAGCAGCCCGTGACAGCTGCAAAACCCGCGAACGCGCCGCCTCTGCAGCACGCGGCGAACGCCACCAACCCAGCCGTtctccggcggcagcggcagcggcagtggGTTCGACTTCGACCACCGACCGCCACTAACCTGCCGCAAACGAAGCAGGAGCAGCATCATCTGTTCATGGCTGACGACGGCGCCAACGCCCGCAAtcccctgtcgccgccgccgccgtgcggcaTGGCCAAACCCCCCAACTCCGGTGACCCGCTGACGGATCAGAACAATCAGCAGCTCATGGCGAACACCCACTCTGCCCCTACACCGGTTTCCACACCATTGGTTGCATCGAACCAGAGTGAATCATCAgccatgacgacgacgacgacgacgaacagcAACCAAAACTCCGGCGGCGGTCGCACCGGCCCGCAACCCGTAGCGGCCGGCGCTGCTCCAAATCCGGCCGGCAACCAGCAGCAAGGGCAGCGGAAAGGTGGTGCAAACAGGCGAGGCGGACGAGGCCAAGGCAACAAGAACAACAACGTTGCTAATACCAATATTAGCAACATGAGCAAGGTGATTGGCAAGGGCAACAAGGGGCAGGGCAATGGAAACCCCCAGCTCAACAAGAATGGGAACCCCCAGTTCAACAAGAACGTGCCGGGTGATCATCACCAGAAGAACAAGAATGCAGGGCAGCTTTGCTACAGGTGCGGGTGCAGGGGGCACTGGTCGCGCATCTGCCGCACTCCTGAGCATCTGGTGAAGCTTTATCAGCAGGACAGAAAGGCCAAACTGCAAGCAGGAGCGAATACGAATACGGTTTATGTGGGAGCCATGACGGATTAG